One Gammaproteobacteria bacterium genomic window carries:
- the radC gene encoding DNA repair protein RadC → MAITDWPASERPREKLLTRGSQALSDAELLAIFLRTGVQGLSAVDLARELLAKFGGLRPLLQADIDTFCQEHGLGQAKFAQLQAVLEMGRRHLYEAMQRGETLCGPESTREFLAARLRDHPFEVFACLFLDNRHRVIAFEELFRGTIDGASVHPREVVRRALHHNAAALIFAHNHPSGVAEPSRADEQITKRLKDSLALVDIRVLDHFVVGDTVLSFTERGLL, encoded by the coding sequence ATGGCAATCACGGACTGGCCGGCTAGCGAGCGGCCCAGGGAAAAACTGCTGACCCGCGGGTCCCAGGCCCTTTCGGACGCGGAGCTGCTCGCGATCTTTCTCCGTACCGGTGTGCAAGGCTTGTCCGCGGTCGACCTGGCGCGGGAACTGCTTGCGAAATTCGGCGGACTGCGCCCCCTGCTGCAGGCCGACATCGACACCTTCTGCCAGGAACACGGCCTCGGCCAGGCGAAATTCGCCCAGTTGCAGGCGGTACTGGAGATGGGACGCCGGCACCTGTACGAAGCGATGCAGCGCGGAGAGACCCTCTGCGGTCCGGAAAGCACCCGGGAGTTCCTGGCCGCACGGCTGCGGGATCACCCTTTCGAGGTCTTCGCCTGCCTGTTTCTCGACAATCGCCATCGCGTGATCGCCTTCGAGGAACTGTTTCGCGGAACCATCGACGGCGCCAGCGTACATCCGCGTGAGGTCGTCCGCAGGGCCTTGCACCACAACGCCGCCGCGCTGATCTTCGCCCACAACCACCCGTCCGGGGTCGCCGAACCCAGCCGGGCGGACGAGCAGATCACGAAACGGCTCAAGGACTCCCTCGCCCTGGTGGACATTCGGGTGCTGGATCACTTCGTCGTCGGGGACACGGTCCTGTCCTTCACCGAACGCGGCCTGCTCTGA
- the bioF gene encoding 8-amino-7-oxononanoate synthase translates to MKGLRERLEEHRGAGLYRSRRIAQGAQKPERALDGRRIVNFCSNDYLGLANHPEVVAAFRRGADRYGVGSGSAHLVAGHTGAHHALEEALADFTKRSRALLFSTGYMANLGVAHALLRRGDAVFEDRLNHASLLDAGLASAAHFVRYGHADLSSLESRFTSVEFRQALIVTDGVFSMDGDIAPLPALSRLAERHDAWLMVDDAHGLGVLGEFGRGTLEHFGLDQRQVPILMGTLGKAFGTFGAFVAGEQDLIESLIQFARTYIYTTAPPPALAEATRAALAVLRREGWRRTQLQALVDRFRKGVTSIGLPVLDSITPIQPILLGDAERARQVSEALLEKGFYVAAIRPPTVPERSARLRITLSAAHKESQVDRLLAALAETMYGRAGGRR, encoded by the coding sequence TTGAAAGGGCTCAGGGAAAGGCTCGAAGAGCATCGAGGCGCGGGGCTCTATCGTAGCCGACGAATCGCACAGGGGGCTCAGAAGCCGGAGCGCGCGCTGGACGGCAGGCGTATCGTCAACTTCTGCAGCAACGATTATCTGGGCCTCGCCAACCACCCCGAGGTTGTCGCCGCCTTCCGGCGCGGGGCCGATCGCTATGGGGTCGGATCGGGCTCGGCGCATCTGGTCGCGGGCCACACCGGCGCCCATCACGCCCTGGAAGAAGCACTCGCGGATTTCACCAAACGGTCGCGCGCGCTGCTGTTCTCTACCGGTTACATGGCCAACCTCGGTGTGGCGCACGCCTTGTTGAGACGGGGAGATGCCGTCTTCGAGGACCGGTTGAACCACGCCTCGCTGCTCGATGCCGGCCTTGCCAGCGCCGCGCATTTCGTGCGTTACGGCCACGCAGACCTCTCCAGCCTGGAGTCCCGGTTCACCAGCGTCGAGTTCCGCCAGGCCCTCATCGTCACCGACGGTGTCTTCAGCATGGACGGCGATATCGCGCCGCTTCCGGCGCTTTCGCGGTTGGCCGAGCGGCACGACGCCTGGCTGATGGTCGATGACGCTCACGGACTGGGCGTCCTGGGTGAATTCGGTCGGGGTACGCTCGAGCATTTCGGCCTCGATCAGCGGCAGGTGCCGATCCTTATGGGGACACTTGGAAAGGCCTTTGGCACCTTCGGTGCCTTCGTCGCCGGAGAGCAGGATCTGATCGAGAGCCTGATCCAGTTCGCGCGCACGTACATCTATACAACGGCACCGCCCCCGGCGCTGGCAGAGGCGACGCGGGCCGCCTTGGCCGTGCTTCGCAGGGAGGGCTGGCGAAGGACGCAACTGCAGGCACTGGTCGATCGATTCCGCAAAGGGGTCACCAGCATCGGGCTGCCGGTCCTCGATTCCATTACCCCGATCCAGCCGATCCTGTTGGGGGATGCGGAGCGGGCGCGACAGGTCAGCGAGGCGTTGCTGGAAAAGGGATTCTATGTCGCGGCCATCCGTCCGCCGACGGTGCCGGAACGCAGTGCCAGGCTTCGTATCACCCTCTCTGCGGCTCACAAGGAATCCCAGGTGGACCGCCTGCTCGCGGCACTGGCCGAGACCATGTACGGACGGGCCGGGGGACGCCGCTGA
- the bioB gene encoding biotin synthase BioB — MNILSSEVRHDWRREEILEILGRPFNDLVFEAQGVHRTFHTPNTVQVSTLLSIKTGACPEDCAYCPQSAHFETGLDRERLLRLDEVRRSARAARERGATRFCMGAAWRNPTDRNLDAVIDMVGAVRDEGLETCVTLGMLDDGQARRLAEAGLDYYNHNLDTSPEFYGQIISTRTYQDRLDTLESVRAAGINVCSGGILGMGEGRGDRAGLLQQLANLETHPESVPVNMLVRVEGTPLSDAPELDPLEFVRTVAAARILMPGSVIRLSAGREDMSDETQALCFLAGANSIFYGEKLLTQPNPDEGRDRDLFARLGIVAAPRAAEPATDQAIPGGTSPLGAVSRA, encoded by the coding sequence ATGAACATACTCAGCTCCGAGGTACGTCACGATTGGCGCCGAGAGGAGATCCTCGAGATCCTGGGACGTCCCTTTAACGATCTCGTATTTGAAGCGCAGGGCGTTCATCGCACGTTCCACACACCGAACACCGTGCAGGTGAGCACCCTGCTTTCGATCAAGACCGGCGCCTGCCCGGAGGACTGCGCCTACTGTCCGCAGAGCGCACATTTCGAGACCGGGCTCGACCGGGAGCGCCTGCTGCGGCTCGATGAGGTACGGCGCAGCGCACGGGCGGCCAGGGAGCGAGGGGCGACGCGTTTCTGCATGGGGGCTGCCTGGCGCAATCCTACAGACCGCAATCTCGACGCCGTGATCGATATGGTTGGTGCGGTTCGGGACGAGGGGCTGGAGACCTGCGTGACGCTCGGCATGCTCGACGACGGACAGGCCCGGCGACTCGCCGAGGCCGGACTCGACTATTACAACCACAATCTGGACACCTCGCCCGAGTTCTACGGGCAGATTATCTCGACCCGGACCTACCAGGACCGTCTGGACACCCTGGAGTCCGTGCGAGCGGCCGGGATAAACGTCTGCAGCGGCGGCATTCTCGGCATGGGCGAGGGGCGCGGGGATCGGGCGGGTCTCCTGCAGCAACTGGCGAACCTGGAGACGCATCCCGAGTCGGTTCCCGTCAACATGCTGGTGCGTGTCGAGGGTACACCGCTGTCCGACGCGCCCGAACTGGATCCCCTGGAGTTCGTCCGCACCGTCGCCGCAGCCCGGATCCTTATGCCCGGTTCGGTGATCCGGCTTTCTGCCGGTCGAGAGGACATGTCGGACGAGACCCAGGCCCTGTGTTTCCTCGCCGGGGCCAACTCCATCTTCTATGGAGAAAAGCTGCTGACCCAGCCGAACCCGGATGAAGGACGCGACAGGGATCTCTTTGCGCGTCTTGGAATCGTTGCCGCGCCGAGAGCCGCGGAGCCCGCCACGGATCAGGCGATACCCGGAGGGACGAGCCCGCTTGGGGCGGTGTCTCGTGCCTGA
- a CDS encoding ComF family protein, translating to MGQCGVAGLPGAHQRRSMAADAAAATMIKAVSSSVLRWLYPPTCILCGAPGHRGQDLCAGCLTDLPRISRPCHRCGLPLPDEVSSPCAQCRLRSSEADLVIAPYRYAPPLDRLVQRAKFNRDLAAARLLGTLLGESVQDYGHELPSLIVPVPLHPSRQRQRGYNQSTELARHAGRRLAIRVSSNAIVRTRDNPPQAGLTAEARRRNVRGAFAVQGDIRDTHIAVVDDVLTTGSTASEIVRCLRHAGSLRVEVWTIARTL from the coding sequence ATGGGGCAATGCGGCGTGGCGGGTTTGCCGGGTGCGCACCAGCGGCGTAGCATGGCGGCTGACGCCGCGGCCGCAACCATGATCAAAGCGGTCAGCTCGTCGGTACTGCGCTGGCTCTACCCGCCGACCTGCATCCTATGCGGCGCGCCCGGCCACCGTGGACAGGACCTGTGTGCCGGCTGCCTCACCGACCTGCCGCGGATATCGCGACCCTGTCACCGCTGCGGACTCCCCCTGCCGGACGAGGTATCGAGTCCCTGCGCCCAATGCCGCTTGCGATCATCCGAAGCCGACCTGGTGATTGCACCTTACCGCTATGCGCCACCGCTGGACCGGCTCGTGCAACGCGCAAAATTCAATCGCGACCTCGCCGCCGCCCGCCTTCTCGGGACGCTGCTGGGCGAGTCCGTGCAGGACTACGGACACGAACTCCCGTCGCTGATCGTCCCGGTTCCCCTGCATCCCTCCCGGCAACGCCAGCGGGGTTACAACCAGTCAACAGAACTGGCGCGCCACGCCGGCCGCAGGCTGGCAATTCGGGTATCGTCCAACGCGATCGTTCGCACTCGGGACAATCCGCCCCAGGCGGGGCTCACTGCCGAGGCCCGGCGCAGGAACGTACGGGGTGCGTTTGCAGTCCAGGGCGATATCCGTGATACCCACATCGCGGTCGTCGACGATGTGCTGACCACCGGGTCGACGGCCTCGGAGATCGTTCGCTGCCTGCGACACGCGGGAAGCCTCAGGGTGGAGGTCTGGACTATCGCGCGGACCCTCTGA
- the ubiA gene encoding 4-hydroxybenzoate octaprenyltransferase, giving the protein MRSLRQSGWCRSAIDRLVEYTRLVRLDRPIGIYLLLWPTLWALWIAAEGFPDARVLIVFVAGVILMRSAGCAINDYADREIDLHVERTRGRPIARGAVSPREALAVFLALAFCAFLLVLALNRLTLLLSVVGVVLAATYPFMKRFHYLPQVHLGTAFGWAVPMAFAAQTGAFPPPVAWLLFAATVLWATAYDTMYAMADRDDDLNIGVKSTAILFGEADRLIVGLIQVVLLAVLAAVGVIAELGPVYYASLVAGTGLFVNQQKLIRDRLPDDCFRAFLNNNYFGMAIFAGIAAHYAIVACGSGVW; this is encoded by the coding sequence ATGCGTTCACTTCGTCAGTCCGGGTGGTGCCGGTCCGCGATCGATCGACTCGTCGAGTACACGCGACTGGTGCGTCTCGACCGGCCCATCGGTATCTATCTGCTGCTGTGGCCGACTCTCTGGGCACTGTGGATCGCCGCGGAGGGGTTTCCCGATGCTAGGGTCCTGATCGTTTTCGTGGCAGGCGTCATCCTGATGCGTTCGGCAGGTTGCGCCATCAACGACTATGCCGACCGCGAAATCGATCTGCACGTGGAGCGCACGCGCGGGCGCCCGATCGCGCGCGGGGCGGTGTCTCCCCGCGAGGCGCTGGCGGTGTTCCTGGCCCTGGCGTTCTGCGCCTTTCTGCTGGTACTGGCCCTGAACCGGCTCACGTTGCTGCTGTCCGTAGTCGGTGTGGTGCTCGCGGCGACCTATCCCTTCATGAAGCGATTTCATTACCTCCCGCAAGTCCATCTGGGTACCGCCTTCGGCTGGGCTGTACCCATGGCCTTCGCCGCCCAGACGGGTGCGTTCCCACCGCCGGTCGCCTGGCTGCTGTTCGCCGCCACCGTGCTCTGGGCCACGGCCTACGACACCATGTATGCCATGGCGGACCGGGACGACGACCTGAATATCGGCGTCAAGAGTACGGCCATCCTGTTTGGTGAGGCGGACCGGTTGATTGTCGGCCTGATCCAGGTGGTGCTGCTGGCGGTGCTCGCCGCGGTTGGCGTCATTGCGGAACTTGGGCCGGTCTACTATGCCTCGCTCGTGGCCGGTACCGGTCTATTCGTCAATCAGCAGAAATTGATCCGTGATCGTCTTCCGGACGACTGTTTTCGTGCATTTCTGAATAATAATTACTTTGGAATGGCGATTTTCGCGGGCATCGCCGCGCATTATGCGATAGTCGCCTGCGGGTCCGGTGTTTGGTGA